Proteins encoded together in one Falco peregrinus isolate bFalPer1 chromosome 2, bFalPer1.pri, whole genome shotgun sequence window:
- the GRB2 gene encoding growth factor receptor-bound protein 2 isoform X2 → MRNVLNEECDQNWYKAELNGKDGFIPKNYIEMKPHPWFFGKIPRAKAEEMLGKQRHDGAFLIRESESAPGDFSLSVKFGNDVQHFKVLRDGAGKYFLWVVKFNSLNELVDYHRSTSVSRNQQIFLRDIEQVPQQPTYVQALFDFDPQEEGELGFRRGDFIQVLDNSDPNWWKGACHGQTGMFPRNYVTPVNRNI, encoded by the exons GTTTTGAATGAAGAATGCGATCAGAATTGGTACAAGGCAGAACTCAATGGAAAAGATGGCTTCATTCCCAAGAACTACATAGAAATGAAACCACACCC GTGGTTTTTTGGAAAGATTCCCCGAGCAAAGGCTGAAGAGATGTTAGGCAAACAAAGACACGACGGTGCCTTCCTTATCAGGGAGAGTGAGAGCGCTCCTGGGGACTTCTCCCTCTCAGTCAA GTTTGGAAATGATGTGCAGCACTTCAAGGTGCTTAGAGATGGGGCTGGCAAATATTTCCTCTGGGTGGTGAAGTTCAATTCTTTGAACGAGCTGGTAGATTATCACAGATCCACATCTGTCTCCAGGAACCAGCAAATATTTCTCCGGGACATTGAACAGGTGCCACAG CAACCAACATACGTTCAGGCCCTGTTTGACTTTGATCCccaggaggaaggagagctgGGCTTCCGTCGGGGAGACTTTATCCAAGTCCTTGACAATTCTGACCCCAACTGGTGGAAGGGAGCCTGCCACGGACAGACGGGCATGTTTCCACGCAACTACGTGACCCCGGTGAACCGGAACATCTAG